GCGTCGCTCTCGATGCCGTTTCCGTGTCCGATCGACGGCCGCGTCGTGGAGAAGTTCGCCTCACGCGCCAGCGAGGTTGAAGACGAACTCTATCCCGTCCTGAATGTGCGAGACCGTCCGACGCTGGAAGCCATGATGGAGTCCACCGCGTGCTACATCGACGAGCACGTCGCGCCAAGGGAGGACGAGGAGCACGAGTACCTGCGGCGGCTGGAGGAGTCCTCGGAGTACGTCCCGAGATTGCTCTTCGATCGCTGGCCCGTGGTGCTGGCGCGGGCGGAGGAAAGCCCCGCCGCCGAATGGAAGGTCATGAATCTGCGGAAGCGTCCCGCAGAGCCTGAGGGCGACTATCCGGAGTGGTGACGGTTACGCCTTCTCTCGACTCGGAAGTCGGCGAAGCCAAACGCCTGCACCCGCCGAACCGCCCCGGCTGTCCTTCGCCCTCGGCATTGAGGAATGGCATGGGGTAAGGCGTCGTCAATCCGCATGAGATAGCCTCCAGACAGCGTGAGAGCCCAGAAAGGACCGCAGATGACCGCAGATGATAGAGACGCCCGAATCGACGCCATAGCCGCGAAGGCTCTCATGCTTGCCCCCGGTGACACGTTCGCGGTGCCGGTGTCAGGGGACGAGCGCGAGGTGGAGCGTGCGCTGACGGACATCGAGCGAGCAATCGAACGACAGTACAAGGCGGGTCGCGACATGCTGTCCGACCTCGCACACCCAGACGAGCTGGCGATGAGCAGCATCCGAACTTGTCACGCCTCACACATCATCATCGAGCGCGAGGCGGCTTCGTCAGAATAGTGCCATTTAACTGCATCTTTCTTCCCTTTATGTCTTGCCATTGGTTGCGCGGTACGCTACACTAGAGGTGTCAGCAAGTCAACCGAAGGGAGCAAGACAGATGAGCGAAACCAAGAAGCGGGTGCGGCCGGCAACATCAATCCCCATCGACCCCGCGAAGTTGCGGCTGGTGCTGCGCCGCCGATTCATCAACAACCGCGAGGCGAGCGAGTTGCTCGGCAAGTCCTCCGAATGGATGGCAGTCGTCCTGCATAAGAGGCGCATCAACTTCTACGTGCTCAATGACCTTGCGGGAGCCTTGAACATGAACTTCGACGATCTGTTCGAGGAGATTGTCGACGAGGAGAAGTGGCTGGCGCTGTAGGCCTCAGAGCCCCCGGCTTTGTCCGGGGGCTCCTCACTCTGCACTCGTGCATAGCGCCAAGGTCAGCCAGGGCCGAACGCCCGCACCCGCCCGAGCCCCCCGGCTGTCGTTCGCCCACGGCACGATCAGCCGAGGGCTCCTCACCGGCTGGGCTCAGGCTACGGTCGCCAGATCCTCGGCATGGAAGACGGGGGATGGGGTCAAGGCGATGCTCGGCTGCCACAGGCGAGGCGTCGGGGGGTCTGCCAAGAAAACATGCTCTGACCTGCAAGTATTTCGCGAATACGGCTTGCCATGAGTTGCGCGGTACGCTATACTAGGTACTGTCAGCAAGTCACAATGAAGGGAGCACCACAATGGCAAGGAGCAGGAAGGGATACCCGCAAGGCATGACGCTGCAGATGGTTTCCACCTACCTCGTGCGAGAGTCGGTATCGAGCGCACTCAATTCCGTGAGCACGCCCGAGGATGCAGCTAAGGTCGTTCGTGACCTGTTCGACTTCGACCACCTCGACCGCGAGCAGTTCGTCGCACTGGCGCTCAACACCAAGAACCGCGTAATCGGTGCGTGGGCCGTGTCGGTCGGAAGCCTGAACGCCTCAATCGTCCATCCCCGCGAACTGTTCAAGCCCGCAGTGATGCTCTCGGCAGCCTCCATCGTCATCGCCCACAACCACCCGAGCGGCGACCCGACTCCGAGCGGTGCCGACATCCAGCTGACCCGCCGCCTCGTCAAGGGTGGGGACGTCCTCGGCATCGAACTCCTCGACCATGTCGTCGTGGGCGACGAGTCCATCGCCTCGCTTCGCGACTTGGGGCTGATGTAGAGAGAAGCCGGGGAGGGGCCGGGTACATCCCGGCCCCAAACCCCCGCCATTAGAGCCTCGGCGCAAGATCGACCCTTCTCGGCGACGTGTGCGACGCGTCGTCTGCCGCTATCATCATTCGTGACGGCTCTTCGTTGAGCCGTGTGCTTCCCGGACTTGCTGACACTTCTCCGGGGACGAGGCACCTAGCTCAATCGAGCCGGGTGCCTCGTCGCGTTGTCGCGTGTTCCGCACGGGGTTGCCGTGTCGTGCCGGCCAATCGGCCGGCCGCTGCTCGCGGAAGTGCCCTACGCCTGACCACAGCTGGGTCCGCTGTGGACAGGCGCTCGACCTCAAGTCTGGCCCTTGATCGGCGCGAGCCTCGTGCCCGTCCGTCGGCCTGACCACAGGCAGCCAACCTGTGGACATCCCGACCGTCTTCGACCCGTATCGGGGGTCGAAGACTCGGACTCCCTGCGCCACATCCCGGACTCCACTCGCACCGGGTTCAGCGAGTCCAGGGCTTGAAGAGAGAACGCAGGATAAGCGTCGCTGCTCAATACGCAGCACCGCGAAGGGAACGCATCACCGGCTAAGCCGGTGAGCAGCTGAAACGCGTCCGAGACTCCGCCCAGCGGCAGAGTTGCTATCGGGCACTTGCGGCGACCTGGAGCTGCTCACAGTTGAGCACGAGAGCTGCTCGGAAAGTGGCCCTTTGATCTGTCCTCCGAGGCGAAAGTCCTGTGCACTCGTGCAGAGCGCGTACCATGCGCTCTTGCATACCAGTTCTCGGATGGAAGGGTGCCTGTCGTGTCAAACAAGCGTGTGCCTCTGGGGAGCGCGGGAAGGCCGAAGCGCCTGATGATCCGGCTGACGCCGGAAGACTACGACAGGCTTTCAGCCTTGGCGGCCAACGACGGCGTTGCGATGGCCGTCAAAGGGCGCGAAGTGATGC
This sequence is a window from Actinomycetota bacterium. Protein-coding genes within it:
- the radC gene encoding DNA repair protein RadC, with product MARSRKGYPQGMTLQMVSTYLVRESVSSALNSVSTPEDAAKVVRDLFDFDHLDREQFVALALNTKNRVIGAWAVSVGSLNASIVHPRELFKPAVMLSAASIVIAHNHPSGDPTPSGADIQLTRRLVKGGDVLGIELLDHVVVGDESIASLRDLGLM